One Actinomyces respiraculi DNA window includes the following coding sequences:
- a CDS encoding type I restriction enzyme HsdR N-terminal domain-containing protein, with product MADAPRSRTPKWETDTRDRLRKVVRSMLKPAAELVARDANEGDTRLFVTDILCDALGYDKYSDLTTEYRVKGEFADYGIRVDQQLSAFVEVKRCTTRLSQRHLRQVEMYAVNEGVEWLILTNGPQWQVYKLIAGLPVTIDLVLEVDLLAEGMTATKAAALFLLLRESFGRGQIEDLWRERAATAPKHLAKVVLSEKVVDEVRKELRRRTGLNVESVELARLLRADVLPPELVV from the coding sequence TTGGCTGACGCGCCCAGGTCCAGGACGCCCAAGTGGGAGACCGACACCCGTGATCGGCTGCGCAAGGTCGTGCGCAGCATGCTCAAGCCTGCTGCCGAGCTCGTGGCCCGAGACGCGAACGAGGGCGACACCCGGCTGTTCGTGACCGACATCCTGTGTGACGCCCTGGGGTACGACAAGTACTCCGACCTGACCACGGAGTACCGGGTCAAGGGAGAGTTCGCGGACTACGGCATCCGTGTGGACCAGCAGCTGTCGGCTTTCGTGGAGGTCAAGCGCTGCACCACCAGGCTCAGCCAGAGGCACCTGCGTCAGGTCGAGATGTACGCCGTCAACGAGGGCGTCGAGTGGCTGATACTGACGAACGGGCCCCAGTGGCAGGTGTACAAGCTCATCGCTGGCCTGCCCGTGACCATCGACCTTGTGCTCGAGGTTGACCTGCTCGCAGAGGGCATGACCGCGACGAAGGCGGCGGCGCTGTTCCTCCTGTTGAGGGAGTCCTTCGGACGCGGACAGATCGAGGACCTGTGGAGGGAGAGGGCAGCCACCGCCCCCAAGCACCTGGCCAAGGTCGTGCTGTCCGAGAAAGTCGTGGACGAGGTTCGCAAGGAGCTCAGGCGGCGCACGGGACTGAACGTCGAGTCCGTCGAGCTAGCGCGGCTGCTGCGCGCCGACGTGCTGCCTCCCGAACTCGTGGTCTGA
- a CDS encoding helix-turn-helix domain-containing protein — MLRRCRACSARISAARESAGMSFRALGDTSGVNFSQINRMLAGDKVMTLDEYTMLCGALGLDPVQVLREAEAEVAARERSRVAVPPDGGGQAGAGLPAV; from the coding sequence TTGCTGAGGCGCTGCCGTGCCTGCTCCGCTCGGATCTCGGCAGCGCGCGAGAGCGCGGGCATGTCGTTCAGGGCGCTTGGTGACACCTCCGGGGTCAACTTCTCCCAGATCAACCGCATGCTCGCGGGGGACAAGGTCATGACCCTCGACGAGTACACGATGCTGTGCGGAGCGCTCGGCCTTGACCCCGTCCAGGTCCTCCGTGAGGCTGAGGCCGAGGTTGCTGCCCGCGAGCGCTCCCGGGTGGCTGTTCCTCCCGACGGCGGTGGGCAGGCTGGTGCGGGGCTGCCTGCAGTGTAG
- a CDS encoding DDE-type integrase/transposase/recombinase produces MGGDITCVRTWAGFVYLATVLDCATKKVVGYAMADNMRTRLVCDATGMAVRSCPTVKGETIFHTGRGSQYTSEQFSAHLNRYGIRASVGRTGVCWDNAWVESFNATLKNERVHRMVYPTREKAMNDIGLIPFEGVGGVWVLWSLVVSGSGFGGGWFVWCRWLLVGVVGAWVVGVGGVGVWLEGAVVPGRGRSVAVVGWGRVVPAQWGLLGGGGHGRRPDRPGPGRGCGCRGGRGCGWAWPL; encoded by the coding sequence GTGGGTGGCGACATCACCTGTGTCCGCACGTGGGCTGGGTTCGTCTACCTGGCCACTGTCCTGGACTGTGCCACAAAGAAGGTGGTGGGCTACGCGATGGCCGATAACATGCGCACCCGCCTAGTGTGCGACGCCACCGGTATGGCCGTGCGCAGCTGCCCTACCGTCAAGGGTGAGACTATCTTCCACACCGGCCGGGGTTCTCAGTACACGTCCGAGCAGTTCTCCGCGCATCTGAACAGGTATGGCATCCGGGCCTCGGTGGGGCGGACCGGGGTGTGCTGGGACAACGCCTGGGTGGAGTCCTTCAACGCCACCCTCAAGAATGAGAGGGTCCACAGGATGGTCTACCCCACGCGCGAGAAAGCCATGAACGATATCGGGCTCATCCCATTTGAGGGTGTGGGTGGGGTCTGGGTCCTCTGGTCTCTGGTTGTGTCAGGCTCCGGGTTTGGTGGGGGCTGGTTTGTCTGGTGCCGGTGGTTGCTGGTTGGGGTGGTGGGCGCGTGGGTGGTGGGTGTGGGGGGTGTTGGTGTCTGGTTGGAGGGTGCTGTCGTGCCCGGGCGGGGGCGCAGCGTGGCGGTGGTGGGGTGGGGGCGGGTGGTGCCCGCCCAGTGGGGCCTGCTGGGTGGTGGCGGTCACGGGCGTCGTCCAGATCGTCCAGGTCCTGGAAGGGGCTGTGGGTGTCGAGGTGGGCGCGGTTGCGGATGGGCTTGGCCCTTGTGA
- a CDS encoding helix-turn-helix domain-containing protein — protein MSTINATVTRDGTWWVADFTIDGHEYGTQARRLSDIAAEVADAAALMTDRDPSDYAVTITTADPQWAALVEDYQRAAADLARAQDAARDASRAAITALRAQGLTGRDIAALMGISPQRVSQLVA, from the coding sequence ATGAGCACCATTAATGCCACCGTCACCCGCGACGGCACGTGGTGGGTCGCAGACTTCACCATCGACGGCCACGAGTACGGCACCCAGGCGCGACGCCTGAGCGATATCGCCGCCGAGGTCGCAGACGCTGCCGCCCTCATGACCGATCGTGACCCATCTGACTACGCCGTCACTATCACCACCGCAGACCCACAGTGGGCGGCCCTAGTGGAGGACTATCAGCGCGCAGCAGCCGACCTGGCTCGCGCACAAGACGCGGCCCGAGACGCCTCGCGCGCTGCCATCACGGCCCTACGCGCACAGGGACTCACCGGCCGTGACATCGCCGCCCTCATGGGTATCTCCCCGCAACGCGTGTCCCAGCTGGTCGCCTAG
- a CDS encoding GlsB/YeaQ/YmgE family stress response membrane protein, with amino-acid sequence MELIGMIVAGAVVGALARLFMKGEQKLSVLWTIILGALGAFLGGWGASLLGVAETAGIDWIRWILSIVCAMVLISVFLGVTRKK; translated from the coding sequence ATGGAACTCATCGGCATGATCGTGGCCGGCGCCGTCGTCGGTGCCCTCGCCCGCCTTTTCATGAAGGGAGAACAGAAGCTTTCCGTCCTGTGGACCATCATCCTCGGTGCCCTCGGCGCCTTCCTCGGCGGCTGGGGCGCGAGCCTCCTCGGCGTCGCGGAGACCGCCGGCATCGACTGGATCCGCTGGATCCTGTCCATCGTCTGCGCGATGGTCCTCATCAGCGTCTTCCTCGGCGTCACTCGCAAGAAGTGA
- a CDS encoding DEAD/DEAH box helicase — protein MPTTRRPATRAPFTSSTLPADGQATFASLGVDPDLVADLDARGFTSPFPIQTATLPDTLRGRDVLGRGRTGSGKTLAFALPLVQRLADEDAARPGHPIGLVLAPTRELAIQIADTIRPLAQALELSVTTIFGGVSQKPQEKAMAAGVDIVVACPGRLLDLMGQDVVALDEVSITVLDEADHMADLGFLPNVRRIMRATPERGQRMLFSATLDNGVDTLVKEFLHDPLHHAIDPASSPVRTMDHRVWMVSDKTAKDAVVVRLASGTGQRILFTRTKHLARRLARKLVLAGIPAVELQGNMSQNARERAMASFTSGQAHVMVATDIAARGIDVSGVELVVHVDPPAEHKAYLHRSGRTARAGAEGVVVTLVLPEQKHDVQVLLKKAKITADIERVRPDDESVTVLVGEEAPRLAVEDMPEGAAFKGEHPGRTKEGRAGGAGRGHSGRGRSNAARRGSGKPTAKAVGKSAGHAARKPTGRVPARSGRTGTAAASGRSGGSAGRGAGAFARGAGRQGHRGR, from the coding sequence GTGCCCACCACTCGCAGGCCTGCTACCCGCGCGCCCTTCACCTCTTCCACCCTCCCCGCCGACGGCCAGGCCACCTTCGCCTCGCTCGGCGTGGACCCTGATCTCGTCGCCGACCTTGACGCCCGCGGCTTCACCTCGCCCTTCCCCATTCAGACGGCGACCCTGCCGGACACGCTGCGCGGACGTGACGTGCTGGGGCGTGGGCGCACCGGCAGCGGCAAGACCCTCGCCTTCGCCCTGCCGCTCGTCCAGCGTCTGGCCGACGAGGACGCCGCCCGCCCCGGCCACCCCATCGGTCTCGTCCTGGCTCCCACCCGTGAGCTCGCCATTCAGATCGCGGACACGATCCGCCCGCTCGCCCAGGCTCTCGAGCTGAGCGTGACGACGATCTTCGGCGGCGTGTCCCAGAAGCCCCAGGAGAAGGCCATGGCCGCGGGTGTCGACATCGTCGTCGCCTGCCCCGGACGGCTCCTCGACCTCATGGGCCAGGATGTCGTCGCTCTCGACGAGGTGAGCATCACCGTCCTGGACGAGGCCGACCACATGGCGGACCTCGGCTTCCTGCCCAACGTGCGCCGCATCATGCGTGCCACCCCCGAGCGAGGCCAGCGGATGCTGTTCTCCGCGACGCTGGACAACGGCGTCGACACCCTGGTCAAGGAGTTCCTGCACGACCCGCTCCACCACGCCATCGACCCCGCCTCCTCGCCCGTGCGCACCATGGACCACCGCGTGTGGATGGTGTCCGACAAGACGGCGAAGGACGCCGTCGTCGTCCGCCTCGCCTCCGGCACCGGTCAGCGCATCCTGTTCACCCGCACCAAGCACCTGGCGCGCCGCCTGGCGCGCAAGCTCGTGCTGGCCGGCATCCCGGCGGTCGAGCTCCAGGGCAACATGAGCCAGAACGCGCGCGAGCGGGCCATGGCCTCCTTCACCTCCGGTCAGGCGCACGTCATGGTTGCCACCGACATCGCCGCCCGCGGCATCGACGTCTCCGGGGTCGAGCTCGTCGTGCACGTGGACCCGCCGGCCGAGCACAAGGCCTACCTGCACCGCTCGGGGCGCACGGCCCGCGCGGGTGCCGAGGGCGTCGTCGTCACCCTCGTGCTGCCGGAGCAGAAGCACGACGTCCAGGTCCTGCTCAAGAAGGCCAAGATCACGGCCGATATCGAGCGGGTGCGTCCCGATGACGAGTCCGTGACGGTGCTCGTGGGCGAGGAGGCGCCGCGCCTGGCGGTCGAGGACATGCCTGAGGGGGCGGCCTTCAAGGGCGAGCACCCGGGGCGGACGAAGGAGGGGCGCGCAGGTGGTGCCGGGCGGGGACACTCGGGTCGCGGGCGTTCCAACGCGGCCAGGAGGGGTTCCGGGAAGCCGACGGCGAAGGCGGTCGGAAAGTCGGCGGGTCACGCGGCCAGGAAGCCGACGGGCAGGGTGCCTGCGAGGTCAGGCCGGACGGGCACCGCGGCTGCCTCCGGACGCTCCGGCGGCTCCGCTGGGCGTGGTGCGGGGGCCTTTGCCCGCGGCGCGGGGCGTCAGGGTCACCGGGGTCGCTGA